A stretch of the Capra hircus breed San Clemente chromosome 10, ASM170441v1, whole genome shotgun sequence genome encodes the following:
- the LOC102178263 gene encoding olfactory receptor 11G2-like: MNQQVSTITGFILLGFPCPREGQILLFVLFSAVYLLTLMGNGSIICAVCWDQRLHTPMYILLANFSFLEIWYVTSTVPNMLANFLSDNKLISFSGCFLQFYFFFSLGSTECFFLAIMAFDRYLAICWPLHYSTLMTGRLCTNLVISCWVLGFLWFPVPIIIISQMSFCGSRIIDHFLCDPGPLLALTCARTSAMESFWAIISSLLLFIPFLCIMGSYALVLRAVLKVPSATGQRKAFSTCGSHLAVVSLFYGSVMVMYLSPTSEHDAGIQKLVTLFYSVGTPLINPVIYSLRNKDIKYALQNLLLGRKAMT; the protein is encoded by the exons ATGAATCAACAAGTTAG CACCATCACTGGCTTCatcctcttgggcttcccttgcccCAGGGAGGGGCAGATTCTCCTCTTTGTGCTCTTCTCTGCTGTCTACCTCCTGACCCTCATGGGCAATGGTTCTAtcatctgtgctgtgtgctgggaTCAGagactccacacccccatgtacatCCTGCTCGCCAACTTCTCCTTCCTGGAGATCTGGTATGTCACCTCCACTGTCCCCAACATGTTGGCCAACTTCCTCTCTGACAACAAGCTCATCTCCTTTTCTGGGTGCTTTctccagttttactttttcttctccctGGGTTCTACAGAATGCTTTTTCTTGGCTATTATGGCATTTGATCGATACCTTGCCATCTGCTGGCCTCTGCATTACTCCACTCTCATGACTGGGCGTCTCTGCACCAATCTTGTGATCAGCTGCTGGGTACTTGGTTTCCTCTGGTTCCCAGTCCCTATCATCATCATCTCCCAAATGTCCTTCTGTGGATCCAGGATTATTGACCATTTCCTGTGTGACCCAGGTCCTCTTCTAGCACTCACCTGTGCTAGAACCTCAGCAATGGAATCTTTTTGGGCAATCATAAGTTCTCTCCTCTTATTTATTCCTTTCCTCTGCATCATGGGGTCCTATGCTCTGGTCTTGAGAGCTGTACTGAAAGTCCCTTCAGCAACTGGACAAAGGAAAGCTTTCTCCACCTGTGGGTCTCATCTGGCTGTGGTCTCGCTCTTCTATGGTTCAGTGATGGTCATGTATCTGAGCCCAACATCTGAGCATGATGCTGGAATACAGAAGCTTGTGACTCTGTTTTATTCTGTGGGAACCCCACTCATTAATCCTGTGATCTACAGTCTGAGgaacaaagatataaaatatgcCTTGCAGA acttgctcctgggaagaaaagctatgaca